A region from the Mercenaria mercenaria strain notata unplaced genomic scaffold, MADL_Memer_1 contig_3873, whole genome shotgun sequence genome encodes:
- the LOC128553472 gene encoding uncharacterized protein K02A2.6-like, with the protein MFGYCQVLRSDNGPPFQSHAFKEYAEHAGFKHRKITPLHPMGNPIAESFMKPLSKAIKSAAISGNSVKDEITSFLLNYRNAPHSTTQLSPAEIMFGRKLNTKLPKFTAKVKDKYIRQRDKSVKMKNKKYADKTRHAQHRDVKIGDKVLLRRENYTKNQTPYHPIPGEVVKRKGSAVTINLNGKLITRDISKFKEFHGQMKDVNKEESSPTYTGLRRSQRPRRTKVPFDI; encoded by the coding sequence ATGTTCGGGTATTGCCAAGTGCTTCGAAGTGACAACGGTCCTCCGTTCCAAAGTCATGCATTCAAAGAGTATGCAGAACATGCAGGATTCAAGCATAGAAAAATAACTCCGCTGCACCCGATGGGTAATCCTATAGCAGAATCTTTCATGAAACCGCTCTCAAAAGCAATAAAATCTGCCGCAATTTCTGGAAATAGTGTAAAAGATGAAATAACAAGTTTCTTGCTGAACTATAGAAACGCACCTCACAGTACAACACAGCTGTCTCCAGCTGAGATAATGTTCGGACGTAAACTAAACACAAAATTACCAAAATTCACTGCGAAAGTCAAAGATAAATATATCAGACAACGAGATAAGtctgttaaaatgaaaaacaaaaagtatgcTGACAAAACACGACATGCTCAGCACCGTGATGTGAAAATTGGAGATAAAGTACTTCTGCGACGTGAAAACTACACGAAAAATCAAACACCGTATCATCCGATCCCCGGAGAAGTTGTTAAAAGGAAAGGTTCGGCAGTAACAATTAACTTGAATGGAAAGTTAATTACACGagacatatcaaaatttaaagagTTTCATGGACAAATGAAGGATGTTAATAAGGAGGAGTCGTCACCGACGTATACTGGTTTACGACGATCGCAACGTCCACGACGTACAAAAGTACCTTTTGACATATGA